The following coding sequences are from one Coffea arabica cultivar ET-39 chromosome 11e, Coffea Arabica ET-39 HiFi, whole genome shotgun sequence window:
- the LOC113718785 gene encoding MLP-like protein 423 — protein MAAKLDVEVEVKSSADKFWDAIMDSVALFPKACPNQYKSIEVLEGDGKSVGSVRLVKYAEGSPEITFSKEKIEFVDEGNKTVRYSVIEGDLLKFYKLFKATLVVSPKGDGSLVKWICEFEKTSDEIPNPDIIKDFAAKNFQELDAYLLKA, from the exons ATGGCAGCGAAACTAGATGTGGAAGTGGAGGTCAAGTCTTCAGCAGATAAGTTCTGGGATGCCATCATGGACTCCGTTGCTCTTTTCCCCAAGGCCTGCCCTAATCAGTACAAGAgcattgaagttcttgaaggtgATGGAAAATCAGTTGGCTCTGTTCGTTTGGTCAAGTATGCTGAAG GATCCCCGGAAATTACTTTCTCGAAGGAGAAGATTGAATTTGTCGACGAAGGGAACAAAACTGTGAGGTACAGTGTGATCGAGGGGGATCTCTTGAAATTCTACAAGCTTTTCAAGGCCACCCTGGTCGTGAGTCCAAAGGGTGATGGGAGCTTGGTGAAATGGATTTGTGAGTTTGAGAAGACAAGCGATGAAATTCCAAACCCAGACATCATCAAGGATTTTGCAGCCAAGAATTTCCAGGAGCTCGATGCTTATCTCCTCAAGGCATAG
- the LOC113718780 gene encoding WAT1-related protein At3g28050-like isoform X1, whose product MEKMKSVAPYLGMVIAQTAQVGLIIVSKEAMSNGMSKYVFVTYSNALASLILLPTSFLVHRSNRPPLTFKLVSGFFLLGVLGCTAQVTGYAGIDYTSASFASAMLNLIPGFTFVLAVIFRMEKVDCRTSSTIAKSIGTIVSIAGAFILTLYKGLQILMASSSPITHYDLLYQQQSNWVLGGLFLAIDCLAASMFIIVQALILKDFPADLIMVFFYCFFVAILSAGISLVSGDNLSAWTLQPTMRLLTILYSGIFGSALQVSLSAWCVHKKGPLFVAMFHPLGIVIAAAFNIIISKDAFYVGSLVGSILIVIGFYSVMWGKAREGKVVEDQLRGSTVFNAESSPLLQNQDP is encoded by the exons ATGGAGAAGATGAAGAGCGTAGCCCCATACTTGGGGATGGTAATAGCACAAACTGCTCAAGTAGGCCTAATTATTGTAAGCAAAGAAGCCATGTCAAATGGGATGTCCAAATACGTTTTTGTCACCTACTCCAACGCTCTTGCTTCCCTAATTCTCCTCCCCACTTCTTTTCTAGTTCACAG ATCAAATAGGCCTCCCCTCACTTTCAAACTGGTCAGTGGGTTTTTCTTGCTGGGTGTTCTGGG GTGCACTGCTCAGGTAACAGGATATGCTGGAATTGACTATACCTCTGCGTCATTTGCTTCTGCAATGCTCAACCTCATCCCTGGTTTCACATTTGTTCTTGCTGTAATTTTCAG GATGGAGAAAGTAGATTGTAGAACCTCAAGTACTATTGCCAAATCAATTGGTACCATAGTGTCAATTGCTGGAGCCTTCATTCTGACTCTCTACAAGGGCCTCCAAATCCTGATGGCCTCATCATCGCCAATAACCCATTATGATCTTCTATACCAGCAACAATCCAACTGGGTCTTGGGTGGACTTTTTCTTGCTATAGACTGTTTAGCGGCTTCAATGTTTATCATTGTACAG GCACTTATCCTGAAGGATTTCCCAGCAGATTTGATCATGGTCTTCTTCTACTGCTTCTTTGTGGCCATTCTATCTGCAGGGATTTCTCTCGTTTCAGGTGACAATCTAAGTGCTTGGACACTACAACCTACTATGAGACTGCTTACTATCTTATACTCA GGAATTTTTGGTTCTGCTCTACAAGTCAGTTTGTCTGCATGGTGTGTTCACAAAAAGGGACCCCTTTTTGTTGCTATGTTTCATCCCCTGGGCATAGTCATTGCAGCTGCCTTTAATATTATCATTTCAAAAGATGCTTTTTATGTTGGGAG TTTGGTGGGGTCAATTCTTATTGTCATTGGGTTTTACTCTGTGATGTGGGGAAAAGCAAGAGAAGGGAAGGTTGTTGAGGACCAATTGCGAGGAAGCACAGTATTCAATGCTGAAAGTTCTCCCCTTTTGCAAAATCAAGATCCCTAA
- the LOC113718780 gene encoding WAT1-related protein At3g28050-like isoform X2, translating to MEKMKSVAPYLGMVIAQTAQVGLIIVSKEAMSNGMSKYVFVTYSNALASLILLPTSFLVHRSNRPPLTFKLVSGFFLLGVLGCTAQVTGYAGIDYTSASFASAMLNLIPGFTFVLAVIFRMEKVDCRTSSTIAKSIGTIVSIAGAFILTLYKGLQILMASSSPITHYDLLYQQQSNWVLGGLFLAIDCLAASMFIIVQGFLSFQGIFGSALQVSLSAWCVHKKGPLFVAMFHPLGIVIAAAFNIIISKDAFYVGSLVGSILIVIGFYSVMWGKAREGKVVEDQLRGSTVFNAESSPLLQNQDP from the exons ATGGAGAAGATGAAGAGCGTAGCCCCATACTTGGGGATGGTAATAGCACAAACTGCTCAAGTAGGCCTAATTATTGTAAGCAAAGAAGCCATGTCAAATGGGATGTCCAAATACGTTTTTGTCACCTACTCCAACGCTCTTGCTTCCCTAATTCTCCTCCCCACTTCTTTTCTAGTTCACAG ATCAAATAGGCCTCCCCTCACTTTCAAACTGGTCAGTGGGTTTTTCTTGCTGGGTGTTCTGGG GTGCACTGCTCAGGTAACAGGATATGCTGGAATTGACTATACCTCTGCGTCATTTGCTTCTGCAATGCTCAACCTCATCCCTGGTTTCACATTTGTTCTTGCTGTAATTTTCAG GATGGAGAAAGTAGATTGTAGAACCTCAAGTACTATTGCCAAATCAATTGGTACCATAGTGTCAATTGCTGGAGCCTTCATTCTGACTCTCTACAAGGGCCTCCAAATCCTGATGGCCTCATCATCGCCAATAACCCATTATGATCTTCTATACCAGCAACAATCCAACTGGGTCTTGGGTGGACTTTTTCTTGCTATAGACTGTTTAGCGGCTTCAATGTTTATCATTGTACAG GGATTTCTCTCGTTTCAG GGAATTTTTGGTTCTGCTCTACAAGTCAGTTTGTCTGCATGGTGTGTTCACAAAAAGGGACCCCTTTTTGTTGCTATGTTTCATCCCCTGGGCATAGTCATTGCAGCTGCCTTTAATATTATCATTTCAAAAGATGCTTTTTATGTTGGGAG TTTGGTGGGGTCAATTCTTATTGTCATTGGGTTTTACTCTGTGATGTGGGGAAAAGCAAGAGAAGGGAAGGTTGTTGAGGACCAATTGCGAGGAAGCACAGTATTCAATGCTGAAAGTTCTCCCCTTTTGCAAAATCAAGATCCCTAA
- the LOC113718781 gene encoding WAT1-related protein At3g28050 isoform X1, protein MESSLPYVGMVVQQFAQVGLLIVTKKAMLSGMTTFSLVFYSSASGALILLPLCFLIKRSARPKLSFHFLGCCFLIGLIGFLVQIFGYAGTFYAPSSLISAMMNLIPGITFLFAVLFRMETVDCRSFSTLAKSIGTIVAISGALVATLYQGPPLLMLPSHSNLTLQPLTQSANVLLGGLLFGIDCVIASLLMIAQAFVLKKYPVELIIMFFYSCFVAIFSLASSLILERDLSAFSLKTKTRLVAVLYGGFFGNIFQLTIGSWCVRKKGPLFAATFHPIGVVLGTAMGVIFLHDTFYLGSLVGSIIILIGFYSVMWGKAKERKLVDENGVNNLESGGEKAPLLSTKDAN, encoded by the exons ATGGAGAGTTCACTGCCTTATGTGGGCATGGTGGTTCAGCAGTTTGCACAGGTGGGGCTTTTGATAGTAACCAAGAAAGCTATGTTAAGTGGAATGACAACATTCAGCCTTGTTTTCTACTCCAGTGCTTCGGGTGCActcattcttcttcctctttgtttTCTCATCAAAAG ATCAGCCCGTCCCAagctttctttccattttcttggCTGCTGTTTCTTGATTGGCCTAATTGG GTTCTTGGTGCAGATATTTGGCTATGCTGGGACTTTCTATGCCCCTTCATCGCTTATCTCAGCAATGATGAACCTTATCCCCGGGATTACCTTTTTATTTGCCGTTTTATTCAG GATGGAAACAGTGGACTGCAGAAGCTTCAGCACACTGGCCAAATCCATTGGGACTATTGTAGCAATCTCGGGTGCTCTGGTTGCAACTCTTTATCAAGGACCCCCCTTACTGATGCTCCCATCTCACTCAAATCTCACCCTTCAACCTCTTACCCAGTCAGCAAATGTGCTGCTTGGTGGACTGCTTTTTGGCATTGATTGTGTGATTGCTTCTCTGCTTATGATTGCACAG GCATTTGTCCTTAAGAAGTATCCGGTGGAGTTGATCATAATGTTCTTTTATAGCTGCTTTGTGGCTATTTTTTCTCTAGCTTCTTCTCTAATTCTGGAAAGAGACCTCAGTGCATTCAGCTTAAAAACAAAGACGAGGTTGGTTGCTGTTCTATACGGG GGATTCTTTGGCAATATTTTTCAACTGACTATTGGTTCCTGGTGCGTGAGGAAAAAGGGCCCTCTTTTTGCAGCAACATTTCATCCCATAGGCGTTGTCCTCGGAACTGCAATGGGGGTGATCTTTCTCCATGACACTTTCTATCTTGGCAG TCTGGTGGGCTCTATAATCATTCTAATTGGATTTTACTCTGTGATGTGGGGAAAAGCTAAAGAAAGGAAGCTGGTTGATGAGAATGGAGTGAACAACTTGGAATCAGGGGGTGAAAAGGCCCCTCTCTTGAGTACCAAAGATGCCAATTGA
- the LOC113718781 gene encoding WAT1-related protein At3g28050 isoform X2 codes for MESSLPYVGMVVQQFAQVGLLIVTKKAMLSGMTTFSLVFYSSASGALILLPLCFLIKRSARPKLSFHFLGCCFLIGLIGFLVQIFGYAGTFYAPSSLISAMMNLIPGITFLFAVLFRMETVDCRSFSTLAKSIGTIVAISGALVATLYQGPPLLMLPSHSNLTLQPLTQSANVLLGGLLFGIDCVIASLLMIAQAFVLKKYPVELIIMFFYSCFVAIFSLASSLILERDLSAFSLKTKTRLVAVLYGGFFGNIFQLTIGSWCVRKKGPLFAATFHPIGVVLGTAMGVIFLHDTFYLGRLVAVCFGS; via the exons ATGGAGAGTTCACTGCCTTATGTGGGCATGGTGGTTCAGCAGTTTGCACAGGTGGGGCTTTTGATAGTAACCAAGAAAGCTATGTTAAGTGGAATGACAACATTCAGCCTTGTTTTCTACTCCAGTGCTTCGGGTGCActcattcttcttcctctttgtttTCTCATCAAAAG ATCAGCCCGTCCCAagctttctttccattttcttggCTGCTGTTTCTTGATTGGCCTAATTGG GTTCTTGGTGCAGATATTTGGCTATGCTGGGACTTTCTATGCCCCTTCATCGCTTATCTCAGCAATGATGAACCTTATCCCCGGGATTACCTTTTTATTTGCCGTTTTATTCAG GATGGAAACAGTGGACTGCAGAAGCTTCAGCACACTGGCCAAATCCATTGGGACTATTGTAGCAATCTCGGGTGCTCTGGTTGCAACTCTTTATCAAGGACCCCCCTTACTGATGCTCCCATCTCACTCAAATCTCACCCTTCAACCTCTTACCCAGTCAGCAAATGTGCTGCTTGGTGGACTGCTTTTTGGCATTGATTGTGTGATTGCTTCTCTGCTTATGATTGCACAG GCATTTGTCCTTAAGAAGTATCCGGTGGAGTTGATCATAATGTTCTTTTATAGCTGCTTTGTGGCTATTTTTTCTCTAGCTTCTTCTCTAATTCTGGAAAGAGACCTCAGTGCATTCAGCTTAAAAACAAAGACGAGGTTGGTTGCTGTTCTATACGGG GGATTCTTTGGCAATATTTTTCAACTGACTATTGGTTCCTGGTGCGTGAGGAAAAAGGGCCCTCTTTTTGCAGCAACATTTCATCCCATAGGCGTTGTCCTCGGAACTGCAATGGGGGTGATCTTTCTCCATGACACTTTCTATCTTGGCAG GTTAGTTGCTGTTTGTTTTGGCTCGTGA